The following proteins are encoded in a genomic region of Palaemon carinicauda isolate YSFRI2023 chromosome 19, ASM3689809v2, whole genome shotgun sequence:
- the LOC137658911 gene encoding neurofilament heavy polypeptide-like, whose product MEYTHQKNITTNDQINDLLITAFCVTACTIKAYNESTYFLESLLRNCDLLYVQIPKCVKIPVDVKIPKDVKIPKDVKIPKKGQIPKDVKIPRRANSKIREDSSRRENSERRENSERRENSEKGANSETGKFRKKCKFRDGKIPKDGKIPKDVKIPRRANSKIREDTSRRENSERRENSERREDSEKGANSETGKFRKKCKFRDGKIPKDGQIPKDVKIPRRANSKIREDSSRRENSERRENSEKGANSETGKFRKKCKFRDGKIPKDGQIPKDVKIPRRANSKIREDSSRRENSERRENSERREDSEKGANSETGKFRKKCKFRKTGKFRKT is encoded by the exons ATGGAATACACTCACCAAAAGAACATTACCACTAATGACCAGATAAATGACCTACTCATCACTGCCTTCTGTGTAACAGCCTGCACCATCAAAGCCTACAATGAATCCACGTACTTCCTAGAATCTTTATTGCGTAACTGTGACCTATTGT ACGTGCAAATTCCAAAATGCGTGAAGATTCCAGTAGATGTGAAAATTCCGAAAGACGTGAAAATTCCGAAAGATGTGAAGATTCCGAAAAAAGGGCAAATTCCGAAAGACGTGAAAATCCCAAGACGTGCAAATTCCAAAATACGTGAAGATTCCAGTAGACGTGAAAATTCCGAAAGACGTGAAAATTCCGAAAGACGTGAAAATTCCGAAAAAGGTGCAAATTCCGAGACAGGAAAATTCCGAAAGAAGTGCAAATTCCGAGACGGGAAAATTCCGAAAGACGGGAAAATTCCGAAAGACGTGAAAATCCCAAGACGTGCAAATTCCAAAATACGTGAAGATACCAGTAGACGTGAAAATTCCGAAAGACGTGAAAATTCCGAAAGACGTGAAGATTCCGAAAAAGGTGCAAATTCCGAGACAGGAAAATTCCGAAAGAAGTGCAAATTCCGAGACGGGAAAATTCCGAAAGACGGGCAAATTCCGAAAGACGTGAAAATCCCAAGACGTGCAAATTCCAAAATACGTGAAGATTCCAGTAGACGTGAAAATTCCGAAAGACGTGAAAATTCCGAAAAAGGTGCAAATTCCGAGACAGGAAAATTCCGAAAGAAGTGCAAATTCCGAGACGGGAAAATTCCGAAAGACGGGCAAATTCCGAAAGACGTGAAAATCCCAAGACGTGCAAATTCCAAAATACGTGAAGATTCCAGTAGACGTGAAAATTCCGAAAGACGTGAAAATTCCGAAAGACGTGAAGATTCCGAAAAAGGTGCAAATTCCGAGACAGGAAAATTCCGAAAGAAGTGCAAATTCCGAAAGACGGGCAAATTCCGAAAGACGTGA